A genomic segment from Neobacillus sp. YX16 encodes:
- the dgoD gene encoding galactonate dehydratase: protein MKIKSIELFKVPPRWLFLKVMTDDGLVGWGEPVVEGRADTVKAAVEELSSYIIGQDPMRIEDLWQVMYRAGFYRGGPILTSAISGIEQALWDIKGKFYNAPVYDLIGGASRDKIRVYNWIGGDRPSDVREAALQQIAAGFTAVKMNASEELHYIDSFSKVEKVIERIATVREVGGSDFGIGIDFHGRVHKSMAKILAKELDQYRPMFIEEPVLPENNEALKEIARYTSAPIATGERMYTRWGFKELLQQGIVDIIQPDVSHAGGILETRKIAAMAEAYDVALAPHCPLGPIALASCLQVDACSPNAFIQEQSLGIHYNQGNDILDYILNPQTFEYQDGFVSLPKGPGLGVEVNEEKVREAAKVGHDWKNPVWRNDDGTVAEW, encoded by the coding sequence ATGAAAATTAAAAGTATAGAGCTTTTTAAGGTACCACCACGTTGGCTATTTCTTAAAGTGATGACGGATGACGGACTTGTTGGCTGGGGGGAGCCAGTCGTTGAAGGTCGAGCAGATACTGTAAAAGCAGCAGTAGAAGAGTTGAGCAGCTATATCATTGGACAAGATCCAATGAGAATTGAGGACTTATGGCAAGTGATGTACCGCGCAGGTTTTTATAGAGGTGGTCCAATCCTGACAAGTGCCATTTCAGGGATCGAACAGGCATTATGGGATATTAAAGGGAAATTTTATAACGCGCCTGTCTACGATTTAATAGGTGGGGCAAGTCGAGATAAAATCCGAGTCTACAACTGGATTGGCGGGGATCGTCCTAGTGATGTCAGGGAAGCAGCATTACAGCAAATAGCTGCAGGCTTTACAGCAGTTAAGATGAATGCATCTGAAGAATTACATTATATCGATTCGTTTTCGAAGGTTGAAAAAGTTATAGAACGTATTGCGACTGTCCGTGAAGTTGGGGGTAGTGATTTTGGAATTGGCATCGATTTTCATGGACGGGTTCATAAATCAATGGCAAAAATTCTTGCTAAAGAACTTGACCAATATCGTCCAATGTTTATTGAGGAACCGGTCCTTCCTGAAAATAATGAAGCGTTAAAAGAAATTGCACGTTATACATCAGCACCAATTGCAACAGGCGAAAGAATGTATACACGCTGGGGGTTTAAAGAACTATTACAACAAGGAATTGTGGATATTATTCAACCAGACGTATCACATGCGGGTGGAATTCTAGAAACAAGAAAAATTGCTGCAATGGCTGAAGCCTATGACGTAGCCCTGGCACCACATTGCCCATTAGGACCGATTGCTCTTGCTTCATGTCTACAAGTGGACGCGTGTTCACCGAATGCCTTTATCCAAGAACAAAGTTTAGGAATTCACTACAACCAAGGAAATGACATATTAGACTATATCTTGAACCCTCAGACATTTGAATATCAGGATGGTTTTGTTTCCCTTCCAAAAGGTCCTGGTTTGGGTGTTGAGGTAAATGAAGAGAAGGTTCGAGAAGCCGCAAAGGTTGGTCATGACTGGAAAAACCCTGTATGGCGTAATGACGACGGCACTGTTGCAGAGTGGTGA
- a CDS encoding sugar-binding domain-containing protein gives MRKTNYLDGSWNFGIDPKNKGESESWYTGSIPNAISVEVPHIWQREGDQFVSYNGAAWYERQVKIENLSRHHDYYLCFGAVDYSCRVWWNGQFIGEHEGGFTPFEFNIPSTLIKDDNQLSIRVYDYEANAEIPIGKQGSWYTRVSGIWQSVKLEVRAKTFISNVFVTPNIDQDSLEISSFVTGEINESTSINFVIKGHSLRDEQWGDKESISGTLEMVETTLPIFQEANNLTHFKTILHVQDMKRWSPETPYLYEIEVTVESKGKVDSYQTTFGYRKVEQKNGRIYLNNEPIYIRGALDQAFYPDTIYAVPSVEYIQKELQAAKDMGFNLLRKHIKAELPVYLYWADRLGMLIWAEPPNYVKWTATAQKRFVKLLNEMMIRDYNHPSIIIWSIYNEEWGLEWDLEFDVEKQDHVAKLFDEVKRWDTTRLYCDNSGWTHVKTDINDHHRYFALPEQIKEWEYDLDEYVIGQRERNFVTGYQSNGEPLLISEFGMWGLPSIEKLRNYYKGKEPWWFVNQGDGTHQDDYKKPTTALVNHSKFGIREALGDLENLAVSSQKRMFRGVKSLIEEMRKRPQIAGYVVTEFTDIEWETNGWLDFMREPKEEFNRLVDFNGPICVIADISNRNLWSGESTNFDIVVVNDLAHLREVTIKWEFVDANQQPYEKLNGEIHFNMNDETYWKTEDGIYITVPAVSNSEFAQLKLVLISCGHVVASNVEEFTFTNKHAFQKLDSTVYVHHLPQEFSNQLVNHDIEVTSELEKDVIVVTDHLDGEILTHIHTGGHAIFLAEAGDHLEGNGHYPFRKLPPGESWPRASSMNYINTEWFNGVPFHPEVGWEGSELFPDYVIPFADYKKDGTKRTINMFGSPRLAEESNVLAGYFQGWLGQNGGSIVHHRDGKGSVLIITWKLINQYGKHPIATQLLNKLIMKVKGESIYEN, from the coding sequence ATGCGGAAAACAAATTATTTAGATGGAAGTTGGAATTTTGGTATTGATCCAAAAAATAAAGGTGAAAGTGAATCTTGGTATACAGGGAGTATTCCGAATGCAATAAGTGTTGAAGTTCCACATATTTGGCAGCGTGAAGGAGACCAATTTGTTTCTTATAATGGAGCTGCCTGGTATGAGAGACAAGTGAAAATAGAGAATCTATCACGACACCATGATTATTATTTGTGTTTCGGTGCCGTCGATTATTCATGTCGAGTGTGGTGGAATGGTCAATTTATAGGAGAGCATGAAGGTGGATTTACACCGTTTGAATTTAACATACCATCTACACTTATAAAAGACGACAATCAATTATCCATTCGAGTATATGATTATGAAGCCAATGCGGAAATACCGATTGGCAAACAGGGTAGTTGGTATACTCGTGTTAGCGGGATTTGGCAATCTGTTAAATTAGAAGTGCGAGCAAAAACATTTATCTCTAACGTTTTTGTTACACCGAATATTGATCAGGATAGCCTTGAAATCAGTTCATTTGTTACTGGCGAAATAAATGAATCTACCTCTATAAACTTTGTCATTAAAGGACATTCTCTTCGTGATGAACAATGGGGAGATAAGGAAAGTATTTCAGGAACGTTAGAAATGGTGGAAACAACTCTTCCAATTTTTCAAGAAGCGAACAACTTGACTCATTTCAAAACGATTTTACATGTACAAGATATGAAAAGATGGTCACCAGAAACACCTTATCTTTATGAAATTGAGGTTACTGTAGAATCAAAGGGGAAAGTTGATTCGTATCAAACAACGTTCGGATATCGAAAAGTAGAACAAAAGAATGGCCGTATCTATTTAAACAATGAGCCAATTTACATCCGAGGTGCATTAGATCAAGCGTTTTACCCAGACACAATTTATGCTGTACCGTCTGTTGAGTACATTCAAAAAGAATTACAAGCAGCGAAAGACATGGGCTTTAACCTGTTGCGTAAACATATTAAAGCTGAGTTGCCGGTTTATTTATACTGGGCAGATAGACTAGGAATGTTAATTTGGGCAGAGCCGCCAAATTATGTGAAATGGACGGCAACAGCACAAAAACGTTTTGTGAAACTATTAAATGAAATGATGATAAGAGATTACAATCACCCCTCCATTATTATCTGGTCCATCTACAATGAAGAATGGGGATTAGAGTGGGATCTTGAGTTTGATGTAGAAAAACAAGACCATGTTGCAAAACTATTTGATGAAGTAAAGCGATGGGATACAACAAGATTGTATTGCGATAATAGTGGCTGGACTCACGTTAAAACAGATATTAACGATCATCATCGATATTTTGCTTTACCCGAACAAATCAAAGAATGGGAATATGATCTAGATGAATATGTGATTGGACAACGTGAAAGAAATTTTGTTACGGGGTACCAATCCAACGGAGAACCACTTCTAATTTCAGAATTTGGAATGTGGGGGTTACCAAGTATAGAAAAACTACGTAATTACTATAAAGGGAAAGAGCCTTGGTGGTTTGTGAATCAAGGGGATGGCACCCATCAAGATGATTATAAAAAGCCAACAACAGCATTGGTTAATCATTCGAAATTTGGAATCAGGGAGGCTTTGGGAGATTTAGAGAACCTTGCAGTAAGCTCCCAAAAAAGAATGTTTAGAGGTGTTAAATCTTTAATTGAAGAAATGAGAAAAAGACCTCAAATTGCTGGGTATGTTGTCACAGAGTTCACAGATATTGAATGGGAAACAAATGGCTGGTTGGATTTCATGAGAGAGCCAAAAGAAGAATTTAATAGATTAGTAGATTTTAATGGACCTATATGTGTGATAGCTGATATTTCAAATAGGAATCTATGGTCGGGGGAATCAACAAATTTTGATATCGTAGTGGTGAATGACTTAGCACATTTAAGGGAAGTAACGATTAAGTGGGAATTTGTCGATGCTAATCAACAACCCTATGAGAAGTTAAATGGTGAAATACATTTTAATATGAATGACGAAACGTATTGGAAAACAGAAGATGGAATTTATATTACAGTTCCGGCGGTTAGCAATTCCGAATTTGCACAATTAAAACTAGTGTTAATCTCTTGTGGACATGTTGTTGCTTCAAATGTGGAAGAATTCACATTTACGAATAAACATGCCTTTCAAAAGCTTGATTCAACTGTATATGTTCATCATTTGCCACAGGAATTCTCAAACCAATTAGTAAATCACGACATCGAAGTAACGAGTGAACTGGAAAAGGATGTAATTGTGGTCACGGATCACTTAGATGGAGAAATCCTTACGCATATTCATACTGGTGGTCATGCGATTTTCTTGGCAGAGGCGGGAGATCATTTGGAGGGAAATGGTCATTATCCTTTCCGAAAACTACCACCAGGTGAAAGCTGGCCGCGTGCTTCATCGATGAACTATATAAACACAGAATGGTTTAATGGTGTACCTTTTCACCCTGAAGTTGGCTGGGAGGGATCTGAGTTGTTCCCTGATTATGTTATCCCTTTTGCGGATTATAAAAAAGATGGAACGAAACGAACGATAAACATGTTTGGAAGTCCTAGACTTGCAGAGGAATCTAATGTTTTAGCAGGGTATTTCCAAGGATGGTTAGGACAAAATGGAGGTTCAATTGTCCACCATCGAGACGGAAAAGGCTCGGTGCTTATCATTACTTGGAAATTAATCAATCAATATGGAAAACATCCAATTGCAACTCAATTATTAAACAAATTAATAATGAAGGTAAAGGGAGAGAGTATTTATGAAAATTAA
- a CDS encoding carbohydrate ABC transporter permease, translating into MASVKKKTTTGRKLLHLFGYLFVFIWLIPVLWMFMTALKPGGTAVTVISELVKAPFTLDNYSYVLNNASIWRWTWNSLYVAIVTTVVTIVLTSLAAFALSRLTFIGKNFIFWLIIGGLMVPVEAKIIPLFQIMMDFGLINSYSALILPGLAAPLGVFIMKQFYDGIPNELVEAAKIDGAGTLRIFWSIFLPLSRSSMAALGIFTFITSWNNFLWPFLAVNEEKMMTLPVGIPTFQSAYTAELMIPMAANVLASLPAIIVFIFFQKHIIKGITMTGIK; encoded by the coding sequence GTGGCATCTGTCAAAAAGAAGACAACAACAGGTAGAAAGTTATTACATCTTTTCGGCTACCTATTTGTATTCATATGGTTAATCCCTGTGTTATGGATGTTTATGACAGCATTAAAACCAGGAGGAACGGCGGTTACTGTCATTAGTGAGTTAGTAAAAGCGCCATTTACCTTAGATAATTATAGTTATGTGTTGAATAATGCGTCTATATGGAGATGGACGTGGAATAGTTTATATGTAGCTATTGTAACAACCGTTGTAACCATTGTATTAACATCACTCGCAGCTTTCGCTTTATCACGTTTAACATTTATTGGGAAAAACTTTATTTTTTGGCTGATTATTGGTGGATTAATGGTTCCAGTTGAAGCAAAAATTATTCCTTTATTTCAAATTATGATGGACTTTGGTCTGATTAACAGCTATAGCGCCCTTATTTTACCAGGATTGGCAGCACCACTAGGAGTCTTTATCATGAAGCAATTCTATGATGGAATCCCAAATGAGTTGGTAGAAGCAGCAAAAATAGATGGAGCAGGTACATTGCGAATCTTTTGGAGCATTTTCTTACCGCTATCTCGTTCATCAATGGCTGCACTAGGAATCTTTACATTTATTACTTCTTGGAATAACTTTTTATGGCCATTCCTCGCAGTAAATGAAGAGAAAATGATGACTCTGCCAGTTGGAATACCGACATTCCAAAGTGCTTACACAGCTGAATTAATGATACCGATGGCCGCAAACGTTCTTGCAAGCTTACCAGCTATTATCGTGTTCATATTCTTCCAAAAGCATATTATTAAAGGAATTACGATGACTGGAATAAAGTAA
- a CDS encoding sugar ABC transporter permease, with protein sequence MKFQFFRGDNLKAYLFLAPFLIVYSLFMLYPIIKGFIISLHDWTLGMDSTFVGFQNYVTMFKDSYFWEALGNTILFVLISTPALIFVGLGIALLVNAGLKGTTFLRSVFFLPYVLSISVIASIWVFILQPYTGLLNTFLHKMGIAKEIFWLGDENLAWVSILLATIWWTVGFNMVLFLAGLQEIPDEYYEAAKMDGANSWKQFISITLPSLKGVMLLTVVLQTINSFKLFGQPYLMTNGGPGTETRALVQYIYEKGFIEQQMGVASSMSYVLFAITIVFAFIQFKFFQNKD encoded by the coding sequence GTGAAGTTTCAATTTTTTAGGGGAGATAACTTGAAAGCCTATTTATTCTTAGCCCCTTTTTTAATTGTATATAGTCTGTTTATGCTTTACCCGATCATTAAAGGTTTTATCATAAGCTTGCATGATTGGACATTAGGAATGGATTCAACCTTTGTAGGATTCCAAAACTACGTCACCATGTTCAAAGATAGTTACTTTTGGGAAGCATTGGGGAATACTATCCTTTTTGTATTAATTTCAACGCCTGCGCTCATTTTTGTCGGATTGGGAATTGCGTTATTGGTTAATGCGGGTTTAAAAGGAACAACCTTTCTGCGCTCTGTCTTTTTCCTTCCATATGTCCTATCGATTTCAGTTATCGCAAGTATTTGGGTATTTATTTTACAACCTTATACAGGCTTATTAAATACATTTCTCCATAAAATGGGAATCGCGAAAGAAATATTTTGGCTTGGTGACGAAAATCTTGCTTGGGTATCCATTTTATTAGCAACAATTTGGTGGACAGTTGGGTTTAACATGGTCTTATTTCTTGCAGGTCTACAGGAAATTCCAGATGAATATTATGAGGCAGCAAAAATGGATGGAGCTAATTCTTGGAAACAGTTCATATCAATCACACTGCCTTCATTAAAGGGTGTAATGCTTTTAACAGTCGTATTACAAACTATCAATTCATTTAAATTATTTGGTCAGCCTTACTTGATGACAAATGGTGGACCTGGTACAGAAACAAGAGCATTAGTCCAATACATTTATGAAAAAGGCTTTATCGAGCAACAAATGGGGGTAGCATCTTCCATGTCTTATGTTCTTTTCGCCATAACAATCGTATTTGCATTCATTCAATTTAAGTTCTTTCAAAATAAAGATTGA
- a CDS encoding ABC transporter substrate-binding protein — translation MKKVSVFMLILVLAFGLIACSSGGKKETSSSEGNGVTKLTFWAPLSGGDGDFMKELVTKFNEENKDVKVELLNLKAEEYYTKIRTSVTSQQAPDVALAHASKLAELQSANLIESIEKTSIDAKIDWTTFSENIVNATIIDNEHYAIPIDTHALIMFANKKILDEAGLLDADGKPSIEEGAEGFVEFLKQVKKNSPAGTFPLSATSNGDSPLRMWWTFYSQLGGEMLNEDGTKAAFNNEKSLEALDLLNEMIEGELWPKNIKNGGELFTAQKAAIHMNGVWMTGALEQNKGLEFVALPIPQLFDQPATWGDSHLFVIPKQEKQTDEKKVASLTFANWITEHSASWAKAGHVPSKPAILESPEFKELEYRSDYAEIGDYVSYMPNSPKLSAINDVLKKHLNLFMNGQSNAKDTLENAEKEVNALLSK, via the coding sequence ATGAAAAAGGTAAGCGTATTCATGTTGATACTTGTTTTAGCGTTTGGACTTATCGCGTGCTCTAGTGGAGGAAAAAAGGAAACTTCTTCAAGTGAGGGAAATGGTGTAACTAAACTGACTTTTTGGGCTCCATTAAGCGGCGGCGACGGAGATTTTATGAAAGAGTTAGTAACTAAATTTAACGAAGAAAACAAAGATGTTAAAGTGGAACTTTTAAACTTAAAAGCAGAAGAATACTATACAAAAATTAGAACATCTGTAACATCACAGCAGGCACCGGATGTTGCGTTAGCACATGCGTCTAAACTTGCTGAACTTCAATCTGCTAACTTAATAGAAAGTATTGAGAAGACTTCAATTGATGCTAAAATCGATTGGACAACTTTTAGTGAAAATATTGTAAACGCTACAATTATTGATAATGAACACTATGCAATACCTATAGATACCCATGCACTTATCATGTTTGCCAATAAAAAGATCCTTGATGAAGCTGGGTTATTAGATGCTGATGGTAAGCCATCAATTGAAGAAGGTGCAGAAGGATTTGTAGAATTTTTAAAACAAGTAAAGAAAAATTCACCAGCAGGTACTTTCCCATTATCTGCAACATCTAATGGTGATTCGCCACTGCGTATGTGGTGGACTTTCTACAGCCAACTAGGTGGAGAGATGTTAAATGAAGATGGAACGAAAGCTGCATTTAATAATGAGAAATCTTTAGAAGCGCTAGATCTATTGAATGAGATGATTGAAGGCGAATTATGGCCAAAGAATATTAAAAACGGCGGAGAACTATTCACTGCTCAAAAAGCTGCCATTCATATGAATGGTGTATGGATGACAGGTGCACTAGAACAAAATAAAGGACTTGAGTTTGTTGCATTACCTATTCCCCAACTATTTGATCAGCCAGCTACATGGGGTGACTCACATTTATTTGTGATTCCAAAACAAGAAAAACAAACTGATGAGAAAAAGGTAGCGAGCTTAACATTTGCAAATTGGATTACTGAACATTCAGCGTCCTGGGCTAAAGCAGGACATGTTCCTAGTAAACCAGCTATTTTAGAATCTCCTGAGTTTAAAGAATTAGAATATAGAAGTGACTATGCTGAAATTGGTGACTACGTTTCTTATATGCCGAACTCCCCAAAACTATCAGCAATCAATGATGTCCTTAAAAAGCATTTGAACCTATTTATGAATGGTCAGTCCAATGCAAAAGATACACTTGAAAATGCAGAAAAAGAAGTGAACGCATTATTAAGTAAATAA